From one Anopheles cruzii chromosome 3, idAnoCruzAS_RS32_06, whole genome shotgun sequence genomic stretch:
- the LOC128275309 gene encoding protein Skeletor, isoforms B/C isoform X2 has product MPVSSRAGQRSRVIVGSVAVALATICLVAGRANGLQGYYGTKIADLTELHHGVSGSVYAVDARTLFLKNFNYDGEGPAAYFYVGNTRAPSNKGAHRLRDERGRTGVLRKYRNEDITLSLPEGKTLRDIRWFSVWCDDFSVNFGDVQIRNELDFPRPTKIAGLSGVHDVASDNIVIVDAQTLLIPNFSYDGEAPDAKFWVGRGPTPTSQGIRIPDENGKETPLRRYDKKTIVLTLPGDLTVFDIGHFGVWCEAFTVDFGHVRIPDQINVPPSLKMLGISPQSKLNCEVLLEELSFEVRWAVAGESVVVQLVAKLDDGEYMSFGVSPNPQQSQMVGADAAVVWVDKSTGKGFAQDYYLDAKSQCSGARGSCPDTRITENSNSIRLLNAAMVNGYSIVTYQRPLRASDHLDLAIFTNASQAIVWAVGPLNQRYEVSYHSHYLKGNKVIDFGRQPYWNCPTPETDQKQQSDRLSGQAPQKLAQNYPATGNRREDVPNGVPQRNPSRPATARPPAKPDAWEIPPIQCYEPEDGVFYAQLGPTGGKHGYPSITGHVGWGISWYINGLLIPEVNVVRGKTYTFVVEGGLDPNVPAKYHPFYITDDPVGGYEHQSEEDRKNIRIFAGVHRSRSGKLMPTGVGRLCNWTPNQDGPPADEYPSFGAYQRSLTLKCDSGEPGIITWTPDADTPDTVYYQCYSHRYLGWRINVLDSCDVAQPSEIDEVYAEPNEGISAEESIRHESKVLPADNFLQQHENFLQKHEMDLIKHHKMNPDTKPDQYDINLEEHPEMTRIIEDGIRAAEELEEKLKANQTITGNQTVVVHGPGPYPGSVKPILSSSGLPVYLRPPNSGPMFRPVKLPVRRPIGMERRPVQGGGRPTRPFVIPQPSMIVNHYQKPVAPLMRPFVGKNKMPIKAIAPILLLGEPSEIKAPYRKPTVEMLIGKPPKPIHGHGNGLQGSSPAGPPFTMPDMPPHLMTVNLKKNEPVPITLPIRHTGKPVKDSLKPNIKPIFKIPFSDVPEQKVSYDGLAANHGFMPSSVVVESGFKPIYRRKDDYDAEFEDNRAHGFLRRQDDDIDEAIESDALMIHDQDEPVKQTFEPMFIPSPMDSMAMAQVKPAGATGSTRRNVEILPDETADVVDDRDTLAAANERVDPYYLPPIGTDGSVVSFDGKAVLDVSLLDGPSETSHGQPLPPSGGSKTEQLVREVPQFGPFRGEVPPIADYLAPDTVAIYGTRGAAAVPAPVSEYANPLLPGGISPLDGMANSGEQQQQAADKPISTKLSIVKPSNRDDSSQEGRNARSKRSPHHHPDHHGDSHDDGWQPPMVPASGASCRTIAGALLAVVPALLVR; this is encoded by the exons ATGCCTGTGTCCAGCCGGGCCGGACAGCGATCGAGAGTGATCGTCGGGTCCGTAGCGGTTGCGCTCGCAACGATCT GTCTTGTGGCAGGTCGAGCCAACGGGCTACAGGGATACTACGGTACCAAGATCGCCGATCTCACCGAGCTGCACCACGGTGTGTCCGGTTCGGTGTACGCGGTCGACGCGCGTACGCTCTTCCTGAAGAACTTCAACTACGATGGCGAAGGGCCAG CGGCCTACTTCTACGTCGGCAATACGCGCGCTCCGAGCAACAAGGGCGCGCACCGGCTACGCGACGAACGGGGTCGTACCGGTGTGCTGAGGAAGTATCGTAATGAGGACATCACCCTATCGCTGCCGGAGGGCAAAACACTGCGCGACATTCGTTGGTTTTCGGTGTGGTGCGATGACTTTTCGGTTAACTTTGGTGACGTGCAGATCCGCAACGAGCTGGACTTTCCGCGCCCGACCAAGATCGCCGGTCTGAGCGGCGTGCATGACGTTGCTTCGGACAACATCGTGATCGTCGATGCGCAAACCCTGCTCATACCGAACTTTAGCTACGACGGTGAAGCTCCCG ATGCCAAGTTCTGGGTGGGCCGTGGACCGACGCCGACCTCGCAGGGTATCCGGATACCGGACGAGAACGGGAAGGAGACTCCGCTCCGGCGGTACGACAAGAAGACGATCGTGCTGACCCTGCCGGGCGATCTGACCGTGTTCGACATCGGCCACTTTGGCGTGTGGTGCGAGGCGTTCACCGTGGACTTTGGGCACGTGCGCATCCCGGACCAGATCAACGTGCCGCCGTCGCTGAAAATGTTGGGCATCAGTCCGCAG TCGAAACTGAACTGTGAAGTGCTGCTGGAGGAGCTATCGTTCGAGGTCCGTTGGGCCGTCGCCGGTGAGAGTGTGGTCGTGCAGTTGGTTGCCAAACTAG ATGACGGTGAGTACATGTCTTTCGGCGTGTCACCGAATCCACAGCAAAGTCAGATGGTCGGTGCAGACGCGGCTGTCGTTTGGGTCGATAAGTCGACCGGGAAGGGCTTTGCGCAGGATTACTACCTCGATGCCAAGTCGCAGTGCTCGGGAGCCCGTGGTAGCTGCCCCGATACGCGCATCACCGAAAACAGCAACTCGATCCGTTTGCTCAACGCGGCCATGGTGAACGGGTACTCGATCGTCACCTATCAGCGGCCGCTACGGGCATCGGATCACCTGGATCTCGCGATCTTCACGAACGCGTCGCAAGCGATCGTTTGGGCGGTGGGACCACTGAACCAACGGTACGAGGTCTCGTACCACTCGCACTACCTGAAGGGTAACAAAGTGATCGACTTTGGGCGTCAACCGTACTGGAACTGTCCGACGCCCGAGACCGACCAGAAGCAGCAGTCGGATCGACTGAGTGGACAGGCGCCGCAGAAACTGGCCCAGAACTATCCGGCCACGGGCAATCGACGTGAGGACGTGCCGAACGGTGTGCCGCAACGAAATCCGTCGCGTCCGGCCACGGCACGACCACCGGCGAAACCGGATGCCTGGGAGATTCCACCGATTCAGTGCTACGAGCCGGAGGACGGGGTGTTCTACGCTCAACTGGGCCCGACCGGCGGCAAGCACGGATACCCGTCGATCACAG GCCATGTGGGCTGGGGTATCTCGTGGTACATCAACGGGCTGCTGATTCCGGAGGTCAATGTGGTGCGAGGCAAAACGTACACTTTCGTGGTGGAGGGTGGCCTGGATCCGAACGTGCCGGCCAAGTACCACCCGTTCTACATTACGGACGATCCAGTTGGCGGGTATGAGCATCAGTCGGAAGAGGATCGCAAG AACATACGCATCTTTGCTGGGGTCCATCGTAGTCGCAGCGGGAAGCTGATGCCGACCGGCGTGGGCCGTCTGTGCAACTGGACCCCCAATCAGGATGGTCCACCGGCGGACGAGTACCCGTCGTTCGGAGCTTATCAGCGGAGTCTGACGCTAAAGTGTGACAGTGGCGAACCGGGCATCATCACTTGGACGCCGGATGCGGACACCCCGGACACGGTGTACTATCAGTGCTACAGTCACCGTTACCTGGGCTGGCGCATCAACGTGCTCGATTCCTGCGACGTTGCCCAGCCGAGTGAGATTGACGAGGTGTACGCCGAGCCGAACGAGGGTATCTCGGCGGAGGAATCGATCCGGCACGAGTCGAAGGTTCTGCCGGCCGATAatttcctgcagcagcacgagAACTTTCTGCAAAAGCACGAGATGGACTTGATCAAGCACCACAAGATGAACCCGGACACGAAGCCGGACCAGTACGACATCAATCTGGAGGAGCACCCGGAAATGACGCGCATCATCGAGGACGGTATCCGGGCGGCGGAAGAGTTGGAGGAGAAGCTAAAGGCCAACCAGACGATCACCGGTAACCAAACGGTGGTGGTCCATG GACCTGGCCCGTACCCGGGATCGGTGAAACCGATCCTGTCTTCTTCCGGACTGCCGGTCTATCTGCGCCCCCCGAATAGCGGCCCTATGTTCCGACCCGTGAAGCTTCCCGTACGCCGACCGATCGGCATGGAGCGACGTCCGGTGCAGGGTGGTGGTCGCCCAACGCGTCCCTTTGTCATTCCGCAGCCTTCGATGATCGTGAACCACTACCAGAAGCCGGTGGCTCCGTTGATGCGTCCGTTTGTCGGCAAGAACAAGATGCCGATCAAAGCGATCGCTCCgatactgctgctgggtgAACCGTCCGAGATAAAGGCTCCGTACCGGAAGCCGACGGTAGAGATGCTGATCGGtaagccaccgaaaccgatccatGGCCATGGCAACGGGCTTCAGGGATCTTCACCGGCAGGGCCGCCGTTCACCATGCCCGACATGCCGCCCCATCTGATGACGGTGAATCTGAAGAAGAACGAACCGGTGCCGATCACACTTCCGATACGGCACACCGGTAAGCCGGTGAAGGACTCGCTGAAACCGAACATCAAGCCGATCTTCAAGATTCCGTTCTCCGATGTGCCCGAGCAGAAGGTATCGTACGATGGGTTGGCCGCCAACCATGGATTTATGCCgagctcggtggtggtcgagagCGGCTTTAAGCCGATCTATCGCCGGAAGGATGACTATGATGCCGAGTTCGAGGACAACCGGGCGCACGGGTTCCTGCGGCGTCAGGATGATGATATAGACGAGGCGATCGAAAGCGACGCCCTGATGATTCACGATCAGGACGAACCGGTCAAGCAGACGTTCGAGCCGATGTTCATACCGTCGCCAATGGACAGTATGGCGATGGCGCAGGTAAAACCGGCCGGAGCCACCGGCAGTACACGGCGTAACGTGGAGATCCTGCCCGACGAAACGGCCGACGTGGTCGACGATCGAGACACGCTGGCGGCTGCCAATGAGCGAGTGGACCCATACTACCTGCCCCCGATCGGGACCGATGGATCGGTGGTGTCCTTCGATGGGAAGGCCGTGCTCGATGTCTCGCTGCTGGACGGTCCTTCCGAAACGTCCCACGGCCAACCCTTGCCACCGTCTGGTGGTTCCAAGACGGAGCAACTGGTTCGTGAGGTGCCCCAGTTCGGACCATTCCGTGGGGAGGTTCCGCCGATAGCGGACTACCTCGCGCCGGACACGGTCGCCATCTACGGAACGCGTGGTGCGGCGGCTGTTCCGGCCCCGGTTTCCGAGTACGCGAATCCACTGCTGCCGGGAGGTATCAGTCCGCTGGACGGAATGGCGAACAGtggcgaacaacaacagcaagcgGCCGACAAACCGATCTCGACCAAGCTGTCCATCGTGAAGCCGAGCAATCGGGATGACAGCTCGCAGGAGGGGCGCAACGCGCGCAGCAAACGatcaccgcaccaccacccggaccaTCACGGAGACAGCCACGATGACGGCTGGCAGCCTCCGATGGTCCCAGCCAGTGGGGCCAGCTGCAGAACGATCGCCGGTGCTCTGCTGGCCGTCGTTCCTGCGCTCCTGGTTCGGTGA
- the LOC128275309 gene encoding protein Skeletor, isoforms B/C isoform X1, with the protein MPVSSRAGQRSRVIVGSVAVALATICLVAGRANGLQGYYGTKIADLTELHHGVSGSVYAVDARTLFLKNFNYDGEGPAAYFYVGNTRAPSNKGAHRLRDERGRTGVLRKYRNEDITLSLPEGKTLRDIRWFSVWCDDFSVNFGDVQIRNELDFPRPTKIAGLSGVHDVASDNIVIVDAQTLLIPNFSYDGEAPDAKFWVGRGPTPTSQGIRIPDENGKETPLRRYDKKTIVLTLPGDLTVFDIGHFGVWCEAFTVDFGHVRIPDQINVPPSLKMLGISPQSKLNCEVLLEELSFEVRWAVAGESVVVQLVAKLDDGEYMSFGVSPNPQQSQMVGADAAVVWVDKSTGKGFAQDYYLDAKSQCSGARGSCPDTRITENSNSIRLLNAAMVNGYSIVTYQRPLRASDHLDLAIFTNASQAIVWAVGPLNQRYEVSYHSHYLKGNKVIDFGRQPYWNCPTPETDQKQQSDRLSGQAPQKLAQNYPATGNRREDVPNGVPQRNPSRPATARPPAKPDAWEIPPIQCYEPEDGVFYAQLGPTGGKHGYPSITGHVGWGISWYINGLLIPEVNVVRGKTYTFVVEGGLDPNVPAKYHPFYITDDPVGGYEHQSEEDRKNIRIFAGVHRSRSGKLMPTGVGRLCNWTPNQDGPPADEYPSFGAYQRSLTLKCDSGEPGIITWTPDADTPDTVYYQCYSHRYLGWRINVLDSCDVAQPSEIDEVYAEPNEGISAEESIRHESKVLPADNFLQQHENFLQKHEMDLIKHHKMNPDTKPDQYDINLEEHPEMTRIIEDGIRAAEELEEKLKANQTITGNQTVVVHGVHGPHGPPGPPGPPGPGGHRFPGPGPYPGSVKPILSSSGLPVYLRPPNSGPMFRPVKLPVRRPIGMERRPVQGGGRPTRPFVIPQPSMIVNHYQKPVAPLMRPFVGKNKMPIKAIAPILLLGEPSEIKAPYRKPTVEMLIGKPPKPIHGHGNGLQGSSPAGPPFTMPDMPPHLMTVNLKKNEPVPITLPIRHTGKPVKDSLKPNIKPIFKIPFSDVPEQKVSYDGLAANHGFMPSSVVVESGFKPIYRRKDDYDAEFEDNRAHGFLRRQDDDIDEAIESDALMIHDQDEPVKQTFEPMFIPSPMDSMAMAQVKPAGATGSTRRNVEILPDETADVVDDRDTLAAANERVDPYYLPPIGTDGSVVSFDGKAVLDVSLLDGPSETSHGQPLPPSGGSKTEQLVREVPQFGPFRGEVPPIADYLAPDTVAIYGTRGAAAVPAPVSEYANPLLPGGISPLDGMANSGEQQQQAADKPISTKLSIVKPSNRDDSSQEGRNARSKRSPHHHPDHHGDSHDDGWQPPMVPASGASCRTIAGALLAVVPALLVR; encoded by the exons ATGCCTGTGTCCAGCCGGGCCGGACAGCGATCGAGAGTGATCGTCGGGTCCGTAGCGGTTGCGCTCGCAACGATCT GTCTTGTGGCAGGTCGAGCCAACGGGCTACAGGGATACTACGGTACCAAGATCGCCGATCTCACCGAGCTGCACCACGGTGTGTCCGGTTCGGTGTACGCGGTCGACGCGCGTACGCTCTTCCTGAAGAACTTCAACTACGATGGCGAAGGGCCAG CGGCCTACTTCTACGTCGGCAATACGCGCGCTCCGAGCAACAAGGGCGCGCACCGGCTACGCGACGAACGGGGTCGTACCGGTGTGCTGAGGAAGTATCGTAATGAGGACATCACCCTATCGCTGCCGGAGGGCAAAACACTGCGCGACATTCGTTGGTTTTCGGTGTGGTGCGATGACTTTTCGGTTAACTTTGGTGACGTGCAGATCCGCAACGAGCTGGACTTTCCGCGCCCGACCAAGATCGCCGGTCTGAGCGGCGTGCATGACGTTGCTTCGGACAACATCGTGATCGTCGATGCGCAAACCCTGCTCATACCGAACTTTAGCTACGACGGTGAAGCTCCCG ATGCCAAGTTCTGGGTGGGCCGTGGACCGACGCCGACCTCGCAGGGTATCCGGATACCGGACGAGAACGGGAAGGAGACTCCGCTCCGGCGGTACGACAAGAAGACGATCGTGCTGACCCTGCCGGGCGATCTGACCGTGTTCGACATCGGCCACTTTGGCGTGTGGTGCGAGGCGTTCACCGTGGACTTTGGGCACGTGCGCATCCCGGACCAGATCAACGTGCCGCCGTCGCTGAAAATGTTGGGCATCAGTCCGCAG TCGAAACTGAACTGTGAAGTGCTGCTGGAGGAGCTATCGTTCGAGGTCCGTTGGGCCGTCGCCGGTGAGAGTGTGGTCGTGCAGTTGGTTGCCAAACTAG ATGACGGTGAGTACATGTCTTTCGGCGTGTCACCGAATCCACAGCAAAGTCAGATGGTCGGTGCAGACGCGGCTGTCGTTTGGGTCGATAAGTCGACCGGGAAGGGCTTTGCGCAGGATTACTACCTCGATGCCAAGTCGCAGTGCTCGGGAGCCCGTGGTAGCTGCCCCGATACGCGCATCACCGAAAACAGCAACTCGATCCGTTTGCTCAACGCGGCCATGGTGAACGGGTACTCGATCGTCACCTATCAGCGGCCGCTACGGGCATCGGATCACCTGGATCTCGCGATCTTCACGAACGCGTCGCAAGCGATCGTTTGGGCGGTGGGACCACTGAACCAACGGTACGAGGTCTCGTACCACTCGCACTACCTGAAGGGTAACAAAGTGATCGACTTTGGGCGTCAACCGTACTGGAACTGTCCGACGCCCGAGACCGACCAGAAGCAGCAGTCGGATCGACTGAGTGGACAGGCGCCGCAGAAACTGGCCCAGAACTATCCGGCCACGGGCAATCGACGTGAGGACGTGCCGAACGGTGTGCCGCAACGAAATCCGTCGCGTCCGGCCACGGCACGACCACCGGCGAAACCGGATGCCTGGGAGATTCCACCGATTCAGTGCTACGAGCCGGAGGACGGGGTGTTCTACGCTCAACTGGGCCCGACCGGCGGCAAGCACGGATACCCGTCGATCACAG GCCATGTGGGCTGGGGTATCTCGTGGTACATCAACGGGCTGCTGATTCCGGAGGTCAATGTGGTGCGAGGCAAAACGTACACTTTCGTGGTGGAGGGTGGCCTGGATCCGAACGTGCCGGCCAAGTACCACCCGTTCTACATTACGGACGATCCAGTTGGCGGGTATGAGCATCAGTCGGAAGAGGATCGCAAG AACATACGCATCTTTGCTGGGGTCCATCGTAGTCGCAGCGGGAAGCTGATGCCGACCGGCGTGGGCCGTCTGTGCAACTGGACCCCCAATCAGGATGGTCCACCGGCGGACGAGTACCCGTCGTTCGGAGCTTATCAGCGGAGTCTGACGCTAAAGTGTGACAGTGGCGAACCGGGCATCATCACTTGGACGCCGGATGCGGACACCCCGGACACGGTGTACTATCAGTGCTACAGTCACCGTTACCTGGGCTGGCGCATCAACGTGCTCGATTCCTGCGACGTTGCCCAGCCGAGTGAGATTGACGAGGTGTACGCCGAGCCGAACGAGGGTATCTCGGCGGAGGAATCGATCCGGCACGAGTCGAAGGTTCTGCCGGCCGATAatttcctgcagcagcacgagAACTTTCTGCAAAAGCACGAGATGGACTTGATCAAGCACCACAAGATGAACCCGGACACGAAGCCGGACCAGTACGACATCAATCTGGAGGAGCACCCGGAAATGACGCGCATCATCGAGGACGGTATCCGGGCGGCGGAAGAGTTGGAGGAGAAGCTAAAGGCCAACCAGACGATCACCGGTAACCAAACGGTGGTGGTCCATGGTGTGCACGGACCACACGGGCCTCCTGGCCCACCGGgaccacccggtcccggtggtcaCCGATTCCCAGGACCTGGCCCGTACCCGGGATCGGTGAAACCGATCCTGTCTTCTTCCGGACTGCCGGTCTATCTGCGCCCCCCGAATAGCGGCCCTATGTTCCGACCCGTGAAGCTTCCCGTACGCCGACCGATCGGCATGGAGCGACGTCCGGTGCAGGGTGGTGGTCGCCCAACGCGTCCCTTTGTCATTCCGCAGCCTTCGATGATCGTGAACCACTACCAGAAGCCGGTGGCTCCGTTGATGCGTCCGTTTGTCGGCAAGAACAAGATGCCGATCAAAGCGATCGCTCCgatactgctgctgggtgAACCGTCCGAGATAAAGGCTCCGTACCGGAAGCCGACGGTAGAGATGCTGATCGGtaagccaccgaaaccgatccatGGCCATGGCAACGGGCTTCAGGGATCTTCACCGGCAGGGCCGCCGTTCACCATGCCCGACATGCCGCCCCATCTGATGACGGTGAATCTGAAGAAGAACGAACCGGTGCCGATCACACTTCCGATACGGCACACCGGTAAGCCGGTGAAGGACTCGCTGAAACCGAACATCAAGCCGATCTTCAAGATTCCGTTCTCCGATGTGCCCGAGCAGAAGGTATCGTACGATGGGTTGGCCGCCAACCATGGATTTATGCCgagctcggtggtggtcgagagCGGCTTTAAGCCGATCTATCGCCGGAAGGATGACTATGATGCCGAGTTCGAGGACAACCGGGCGCACGGGTTCCTGCGGCGTCAGGATGATGATATAGACGAGGCGATCGAAAGCGACGCCCTGATGATTCACGATCAGGACGAACCGGTCAAGCAGACGTTCGAGCCGATGTTCATACCGTCGCCAATGGACAGTATGGCGATGGCGCAGGTAAAACCGGCCGGAGCCACCGGCAGTACACGGCGTAACGTGGAGATCCTGCCCGACGAAACGGCCGACGTGGTCGACGATCGAGACACGCTGGCGGCTGCCAATGAGCGAGTGGACCCATACTACCTGCCCCCGATCGGGACCGATGGATCGGTGGTGTCCTTCGATGGGAAGGCCGTGCTCGATGTCTCGCTGCTGGACGGTCCTTCCGAAACGTCCCACGGCCAACCCTTGCCACCGTCTGGTGGTTCCAAGACGGAGCAACTGGTTCGTGAGGTGCCCCAGTTCGGACCATTCCGTGGGGAGGTTCCGCCGATAGCGGACTACCTCGCGCCGGACACGGTCGCCATCTACGGAACGCGTGGTGCGGCGGCTGTTCCGGCCCCGGTTTCCGAGTACGCGAATCCACTGCTGCCGGGAGGTATCAGTCCGCTGGACGGAATGGCGAACAGtggcgaacaacaacagcaagcgGCCGACAAACCGATCTCGACCAAGCTGTCCATCGTGAAGCCGAGCAATCGGGATGACAGCTCGCAGGAGGGGCGCAACGCGCGCAGCAAACGatcaccgcaccaccacccggaccaTCACGGAGACAGCCACGATGACGGCTGGCAGCCTCCGATGGTCCCAGCCAGTGGGGCCAGCTGCAGAACGATCGCCGGTGCTCTGCTGGCCGTCGTTCCTGCGCTCCTGGTTCGGTGA
- the LOC128275309 gene encoding protein Skeletor, isoforms B/C isoform X3, with protein sequence MPVSSRAGQRSRVIVGSVAVALATICLVAGRANGLQGYYGTKIADLTELHHGVSGSVYAVDARTLFLKNFNYDGEGPAAYFYVGNTRAPSNKGAHRLRDERGRTGVLRKYRNEDITLSLPEGKTLRDIRWFSVWCDDFSVNFGDVQIRNELDFPRPTKIAGLSGVHDVASDNIVIVDAQTLLIPNFSYDGEAPDAKFWVGRGPTPTSQGIRIPDENGKETPLRRYDKKTIVLTLPGDLTVFDIGHFGVWCEAFTVDFGHVRIPDQINVPPSLKMLGISPQRSRVYSDQQTNYQNW encoded by the exons ATGCCTGTGTCCAGCCGGGCCGGACAGCGATCGAGAGTGATCGTCGGGTCCGTAGCGGTTGCGCTCGCAACGATCT GTCTTGTGGCAGGTCGAGCCAACGGGCTACAGGGATACTACGGTACCAAGATCGCCGATCTCACCGAGCTGCACCACGGTGTGTCCGGTTCGGTGTACGCGGTCGACGCGCGTACGCTCTTCCTGAAGAACTTCAACTACGATGGCGAAGGGCCAG CGGCCTACTTCTACGTCGGCAATACGCGCGCTCCGAGCAACAAGGGCGCGCACCGGCTACGCGACGAACGGGGTCGTACCGGTGTGCTGAGGAAGTATCGTAATGAGGACATCACCCTATCGCTGCCGGAGGGCAAAACACTGCGCGACATTCGTTGGTTTTCGGTGTGGTGCGATGACTTTTCGGTTAACTTTGGTGACGTGCAGATCCGCAACGAGCTGGACTTTCCGCGCCCGACCAAGATCGCCGGTCTGAGCGGCGTGCATGACGTTGCTTCGGACAACATCGTGATCGTCGATGCGCAAACCCTGCTCATACCGAACTTTAGCTACGACGGTGAAGCTCCCG ATGCCAAGTTCTGGGTGGGCCGTGGACCGACGCCGACCTCGCAGGGTATCCGGATACCGGACGAGAACGGGAAGGAGACTCCGCTCCGGCGGTACGACAAGAAGACGATCGTGCTGACCCTGCCGGGCGATCTGACCGTGTTCGACATCGGCCACTTTGGCGTGTGGTGCGAGGCGTTCACCGTGGACTTTGGGCACGTGCGCATCCCGGACCAGATCAACGTGCCGCCGTCGCTGAAAATGTTGGGCATCAGTCCGCAG CGATCGCGTGTGTATAGTGATCAGCAAACAAACTATCAGAACTGGTAG
- the LOC128274290 gene encoding putative ankyrin repeat protein RF_0381: MPAKALASDDWFEVSLVKQTTSTITFRWTFRNPLDVPFELYKIEQCYSVKRDRWQTVHWSTATTVTVRNLEQNLCYSFRASILHQPADGADFHYVYQSPIFKACTLPNVPSTMGIYRAVKKCQPTLVRRLLYAAPELVNVPVHGETFLYLAVRSGSLELVNALLDSGANIDLGVPDTHVTPLHLAVYGRNLTILRLLIERGANLHAQNCVGMGIGHYAIDTDDLAMVKYVLGQGISLETRDRWCHWTLIFRALYMGASVDIVRHLLERKCRLKVKDRLRLTPLHYANMLGQEEIIRLLRRRLKI; this comes from the coding sequence ATGCCGGCCAAGGCACTGGCATCGGACGATTGGTTCGAGGTGTCGCTCGTCAAGCAAACCACTTCAACGATCACCTTCCGTTGGACGTTCCGCAACCCGCTCGACGTGCCATTCGAACTGTACAAGATCGAGCAGTGCTACAGCGTGAAGCGCGACCGGTGGCAAACGGTGCACTGGAGCACGGCGACCACCGTGACGGTGCGCAACCTGGAGCAGAACCTGTGCTACTCGTTCCGGGCCAGCATCCTCCACCAGCCGGCGGACGGGGCCGACTTCCACTACGTCTATCAGTCGCCCATCTTCAAGGCCTGCACCCTGCCGAACGTGCCGTCGACGATGGGTATCTACCGGGCGGTGAAGAAGTGTCAACCGACTCTCGTCCGGCGGCTGCTGTACGCGGCACCCGAGCTCGTCAACGTGCCGGTACACGGCGAAACCTTCCTCTACCTGGCAGTCCGCAGTGGCAGTTTGGAGCTGGTGAATGCGCTGCTCGATTCCGGCGCGAACATCGATCTCGGCGTACCGGATACGCACGTCACGCCGCTTCACCTGGCAGTGTACGGGCGCAATCTTACGATCCTGCGACTCCTCATCGAGCGCGGTGCCAATCTGCACGCCCAGAACTGCGTCGGTATGGGCATCGGACACTACGCCATCGACACGGACGATTTGGCGATGGTGAAGTACGTACTCGGGCAGGGCATTAGTCTGGAGACGCGCGATCGGTGGTGCCACTGGACGCTGATCTTTCGGGCGCTGTATATGGGCGCCTCGGTGGATATCGTGCGTCACCTGCTGGAGCGTAAGTGCCGGTTGAAGGTGAAGGATCGGTTGCGGCTCACACCGCTCCACTACGCTAACATGCTGGGCCAGGAGGAGATCATTCGATTGCTGCGCCGTCGGTTGAAgatttga